One stretch of Brachyhypopomus gauderio isolate BG-103 chromosome 8, BGAUD_0.2, whole genome shotgun sequence DNA includes these proteins:
- the sp3b gene encoding transcription factor Sp3 isoform X3, which translates to MTAPGRPAKRQEMAALDVDGGQSDFMQPAGGASEQHTTDFTSIQLTGSADRWETVAGQTQPVFVTAGTDGSSANGVQYQVIPQLQGADAASLGYATQSSDAGALGTDITILPDGSQGIATAANANDLHGLLAHSGQVQQIPSVSLAGSGFGGQGQVVANVPVGLPGNITFVPINSLSSADLESLGLAGAQTIATGVTADGQLIMAGEGATGKTADTSSSDANGYAQRAASAQATSLPETIDGTGVLTQATAVSAGQQDPSFVQSNHGGEPMVQLLPASAQADGTAQALQSVQLLNAGTFIIQAQTVSPSGQIQWQTFQVQGVQNLQNLQLPSSGGAAAGGVASSQITLAPVQTLSLGQAGTAQMPNLHTVTVNSLAQYHHDENTESPSDIQIKEEPDSDDWPLSGDSTLNTSDLSHLRVRMVDEEGEGMGQEGKRLRRVACTCPNCKEAGGRGSSMGKKKQHICHIPGCGKVYGKTSHLRAHLRWHSGERPFICSWSYCGKRFTRSDELQRHRRTHTGEKKFVCPECSKRFMRSDHLAKHIKTHLHKKGLNSAAAAGQTEAAAPSDSIITGGGATLILTNLQQAGTQDLLSNSDLPLQLVTVSANEVME; encoded by the exons ATGACCG CCCCAGGACGGCCAGCGAAGCGGCAGGAAATGGCTGCCTTGGACGTGGACGGCGGTCAGAGCGACTTCATGCAGCCCGCCGGCGGCGCCTCGGAACAG CACACGACAGACTTCACGTCCATCCAGCTGACCGGCTCAGCGGACCGCTGGGAG ACTGTGGCAGGGCAGACGCAGCCTGTTTTTGTCACGGCGGGCACGGACGGCAGCAGTGCCAACGGCGTCCAGTACCAGGTCATCCCTCAGCTGCAGGGCGCGGACGCGGCGTCGCTGGGCTACGCCACGCAGTCCTCCGACGCTGGCGCGCTGGGCACGGACATCACCATACTGCCGGACGGGAGCCAGGGCATCGCCACGGCGGCTAACGCTAACGACCTCCACGGCCTGCTCGCGCACTCGGGACAAGTGCAGCAGATCCCCAGTGTGTCGCTGGCCgggtctgggtttggcggtcaGGGTCAGGTGGTGGCCAACGTCCCTGTGGGGCTGCCCGGCAACATCACGTTCGTGCCCATCAACAGCCTGAGCAGCGCCGACCTGGAGTCGCTGGGCCTGGCGGGCGCGCAGACGATCGCCACGGGAGTGACCGCCGACGGACAGCTCATCATGGCGGGGGAGGGGGCCACGGGCAAAACCGCCGACACGTCGTCGTCCGACGCCAACGGCTACGCGCAGAGGGCGGCGTCCGCGCAGGCCACGTCGCTCCCGGAGACGATAGACGGCACGGGCGTGCTGACCCAGGCCACGGCCGTCTCGGCCGGCCAGCAGGACCCGTCTTTCGTGCAGTCCAACCACGGTGGCGAGCCCATGGTGCAGCTGTTGCCCGCGTCTGCGCAGGCGGACGGGACGGCGCAGGCACTGCAGAGCGTGCAGCTGCTCAACGCAGGCACCTTCATCATTCAGGCGCAGACGGTCTCGCCCTCCGGCCAGATCCAGTGGCAGACCTTCCAGGTGCAGGGCGTGCAGAACCTGCAGAACCTGCAGCTCCCCAGCTCAGGGGGGGCGGCGGCCGGGGGAGTGGCCTCCTCACAGATCACCTTGGCTCCCGTGCAAACGCTGTCGCTCGGACAGGCGGGCACCGCCCAAATGCCCAACCTGCACACGGTCACGGTCAACTCGCTCGCGCAGTACCATCACGACGAGAACACGGAGAGCCCCTcgg ATATCCAGATCAAAGAGGAGCCAGATTCAGACGACTGGCCGCTGAGTGGAGACTCCACCCTGAACACCAGCGACCTGTCGCACCTACGCGTGCGCATGGTGGATGAGGAGGGGGAGGGCATGGGGCAGGAGGGCAAGAGGCTGCGTCGGGTGGCCTGCACCTGCCCCAACTGCAAAGAGGCGGGGGGCAG AGGGTCgagtatgggaaagaaaaaGCAGCACATTTGCCACATCCCAGGCTGTGGGAAGGTGTATGGGAAGACATCGCACCTGCGTGCCCACCTGCGCTGGCACTCGGGGGAGAGACCTTTCATCTGCTCCTGGAGCTACTGTGGCAAGAGGTTCACCCGTAGTGATGAGCTGCAGCGCCAccgcaggacacacacag GAGAGAAGAAGTTTGTGTGTCCAGAATGTTCGAAGCGTTTTATGCGTAGCGACCATTTGGCCAAACACATTAAAACTCACCTGCACAAAAAAGGGCTAAACTCTGCCGCTGCCGCGGGGCAGACGGAGGCCGCCGCCCCCTCAGACAGCATCATcactgggggcggggctactcTCATCTTGACCAATCTGCAACAGGCTGGCACCCAAGACCTCCTCTCAAACTCCGACCTCCCACTCCAGCTGGTCACTGTGTCTGCCAATGAGGTCATGGAGTGA
- the sp3b gene encoding transcription factor Sp3 isoform X2 → MAALDVDGGQSDFMQPAGGASEQHTTDFTSIQLTGSADRWEVLTPVSTVKEEPGVLHLPSGGLVGANGQYVVPLQTVAGQTQPVFVTAGTDGSSANGVQYQVIPQLQGADAASLGYATQSSDAGALGTDITILPDGSQGIATAANANDLHGLLAHSGQVQQIPSVSLAGSGFGGQGQVVANVPVGLPGNITFVPINSLSSADLESLGLAGAQTIATGVTADGQLIMAGEGATGKTADTSSSDANGYAQRAASAQATSLPETIDGTGVLTQATAVSAGQQDPSFVQSNHGGEPMVQLLPASAQADGTAQALQSVQLLNAGTFIIQAQTVSPSGQIQWQTFQVQGVQNLQNLQLPSSGGAAAGGVASSQITLAPVQTLSLGQAGTAQMPNLHTVTVNSLAQYHHDENTESPSDIQIKEEPDSDDWPLSGDSTLNTSDLSHLRVRMVDEEGEGMGQEGKRLRRVACTCPNCKEAGGRGSSMGKKKQHICHIPGCGKVYGKTSHLRAHLRWHSGERPFICSWSYCGKRFTRSDELQRHRRTHTGEKKFVCPECSKRFMRSDHLAKHIKTHLHKKGLNSAAAAGQTEAAAPSDSIITGGGATLILTNLQQAGTQDLLSNSDLPLQLVTVSANEVME, encoded by the exons ATGGCTGCCTTGGACGTGGACGGCGGTCAGAGCGACTTCATGCAGCCCGCCGGCGGCGCCTCGGAACAG CACACGACAGACTTCACGTCCATCCAGCTGACCGGCTCAGCGGACCGCTGGGAGGTACTCACGCCGGTGTCCACGGTCAAAGAGGAGCCGGGAGTGTTGCATTTACCTAGCGGGGGACTGGTGGGCGCTAACGGGCAGTACGTGGTTCCTCTGCAGACTGTGGCAGGGCAGACGCAGCCTGTTTTTGTCACGGCGGGCACGGACGGCAGCAGTGCCAACGGCGTCCAGTACCAGGTCATCCCTCAGCTGCAGGGCGCGGACGCGGCGTCGCTGGGCTACGCCACGCAGTCCTCCGACGCTGGCGCGCTGGGCACGGACATCACCATACTGCCGGACGGGAGCCAGGGCATCGCCACGGCGGCTAACGCTAACGACCTCCACGGCCTGCTCGCGCACTCGGGACAAGTGCAGCAGATCCCCAGTGTGTCGCTGGCCgggtctgggtttggcggtcaGGGTCAGGTGGTGGCCAACGTCCCTGTGGGGCTGCCCGGCAACATCACGTTCGTGCCCATCAACAGCCTGAGCAGCGCCGACCTGGAGTCGCTGGGCCTGGCGGGCGCGCAGACGATCGCCACGGGAGTGACCGCCGACGGACAGCTCATCATGGCGGGGGAGGGGGCCACGGGCAAAACCGCCGACACGTCGTCGTCCGACGCCAACGGCTACGCGCAGAGGGCGGCGTCCGCGCAGGCCACGTCGCTCCCGGAGACGATAGACGGCACGGGCGTGCTGACCCAGGCCACGGCCGTCTCGGCCGGCCAGCAGGACCCGTCTTTCGTGCAGTCCAACCACGGTGGCGAGCCCATGGTGCAGCTGTTGCCCGCGTCTGCGCAGGCGGACGGGACGGCGCAGGCACTGCAGAGCGTGCAGCTGCTCAACGCAGGCACCTTCATCATTCAGGCGCAGACGGTCTCGCCCTCCGGCCAGATCCAGTGGCAGACCTTCCAGGTGCAGGGCGTGCAGAACCTGCAGAACCTGCAGCTCCCCAGCTCAGGGGGGGCGGCGGCCGGGGGAGTGGCCTCCTCACAGATCACCTTGGCTCCCGTGCAAACGCTGTCGCTCGGACAGGCGGGCACCGCCCAAATGCCCAACCTGCACACGGTCACGGTCAACTCGCTCGCGCAGTACCATCACGACGAGAACACGGAGAGCCCCTcgg ATATCCAGATCAAAGAGGAGCCAGATTCAGACGACTGGCCGCTGAGTGGAGACTCCACCCTGAACACCAGCGACCTGTCGCACCTACGCGTGCGCATGGTGGATGAGGAGGGGGAGGGCATGGGGCAGGAGGGCAAGAGGCTGCGTCGGGTGGCCTGCACCTGCCCCAACTGCAAAGAGGCGGGGGGCAG AGGGTCgagtatgggaaagaaaaaGCAGCACATTTGCCACATCCCAGGCTGTGGGAAGGTGTATGGGAAGACATCGCACCTGCGTGCCCACCTGCGCTGGCACTCGGGGGAGAGACCTTTCATCTGCTCCTGGAGCTACTGTGGCAAGAGGTTCACCCGTAGTGATGAGCTGCAGCGCCAccgcaggacacacacag GAGAGAAGAAGTTTGTGTGTCCAGAATGTTCGAAGCGTTTTATGCGTAGCGACCATTTGGCCAAACACATTAAAACTCACCTGCACAAAAAAGGGCTAAACTCTGCCGCTGCCGCGGGGCAGACGGAGGCCGCCGCCCCCTCAGACAGCATCATcactgggggcggggctactcTCATCTTGACCAATCTGCAACAGGCTGGCACCCAAGACCTCCTCTCAAACTCCGACCTCCCACTCCAGCTGGTCACTGTGTCTGCCAATGAGGTCATGGAGTGA
- the sp3b gene encoding transcription factor Sp3 isoform X1 — MTAPGRPAKRQEMAALDVDGGQSDFMQPAGGASEQHTTDFTSIQLTGSADRWEVLTPVSTVKEEPGVLHLPSGGLVGANGQYVVPLQTVAGQTQPVFVTAGTDGSSANGVQYQVIPQLQGADAASLGYATQSSDAGALGTDITILPDGSQGIATAANANDLHGLLAHSGQVQQIPSVSLAGSGFGGQGQVVANVPVGLPGNITFVPINSLSSADLESLGLAGAQTIATGVTADGQLIMAGEGATGKTADTSSSDANGYAQRAASAQATSLPETIDGTGVLTQATAVSAGQQDPSFVQSNHGGEPMVQLLPASAQADGTAQALQSVQLLNAGTFIIQAQTVSPSGQIQWQTFQVQGVQNLQNLQLPSSGGAAAGGVASSQITLAPVQTLSLGQAGTAQMPNLHTVTVNSLAQYHHDENTESPSDIQIKEEPDSDDWPLSGDSTLNTSDLSHLRVRMVDEEGEGMGQEGKRLRRVACTCPNCKEAGGRGSSMGKKKQHICHIPGCGKVYGKTSHLRAHLRWHSGERPFICSWSYCGKRFTRSDELQRHRRTHTGEKKFVCPECSKRFMRSDHLAKHIKTHLHKKGLNSAAAAGQTEAAAPSDSIITGGGATLILTNLQQAGTQDLLSNSDLPLQLVTVSANEVME; from the exons ATGACCG CCCCAGGACGGCCAGCGAAGCGGCAGGAAATGGCTGCCTTGGACGTGGACGGCGGTCAGAGCGACTTCATGCAGCCCGCCGGCGGCGCCTCGGAACAG CACACGACAGACTTCACGTCCATCCAGCTGACCGGCTCAGCGGACCGCTGGGAGGTACTCACGCCGGTGTCCACGGTCAAAGAGGAGCCGGGAGTGTTGCATTTACCTAGCGGGGGACTGGTGGGCGCTAACGGGCAGTACGTGGTTCCTCTGCAGACTGTGGCAGGGCAGACGCAGCCTGTTTTTGTCACGGCGGGCACGGACGGCAGCAGTGCCAACGGCGTCCAGTACCAGGTCATCCCTCAGCTGCAGGGCGCGGACGCGGCGTCGCTGGGCTACGCCACGCAGTCCTCCGACGCTGGCGCGCTGGGCACGGACATCACCATACTGCCGGACGGGAGCCAGGGCATCGCCACGGCGGCTAACGCTAACGACCTCCACGGCCTGCTCGCGCACTCGGGACAAGTGCAGCAGATCCCCAGTGTGTCGCTGGCCgggtctgggtttggcggtcaGGGTCAGGTGGTGGCCAACGTCCCTGTGGGGCTGCCCGGCAACATCACGTTCGTGCCCATCAACAGCCTGAGCAGCGCCGACCTGGAGTCGCTGGGCCTGGCGGGCGCGCAGACGATCGCCACGGGAGTGACCGCCGACGGACAGCTCATCATGGCGGGGGAGGGGGCCACGGGCAAAACCGCCGACACGTCGTCGTCCGACGCCAACGGCTACGCGCAGAGGGCGGCGTCCGCGCAGGCCACGTCGCTCCCGGAGACGATAGACGGCACGGGCGTGCTGACCCAGGCCACGGCCGTCTCGGCCGGCCAGCAGGACCCGTCTTTCGTGCAGTCCAACCACGGTGGCGAGCCCATGGTGCAGCTGTTGCCCGCGTCTGCGCAGGCGGACGGGACGGCGCAGGCACTGCAGAGCGTGCAGCTGCTCAACGCAGGCACCTTCATCATTCAGGCGCAGACGGTCTCGCCCTCCGGCCAGATCCAGTGGCAGACCTTCCAGGTGCAGGGCGTGCAGAACCTGCAGAACCTGCAGCTCCCCAGCTCAGGGGGGGCGGCGGCCGGGGGAGTGGCCTCCTCACAGATCACCTTGGCTCCCGTGCAAACGCTGTCGCTCGGACAGGCGGGCACCGCCCAAATGCCCAACCTGCACACGGTCACGGTCAACTCGCTCGCGCAGTACCATCACGACGAGAACACGGAGAGCCCCTcgg ATATCCAGATCAAAGAGGAGCCAGATTCAGACGACTGGCCGCTGAGTGGAGACTCCACCCTGAACACCAGCGACCTGTCGCACCTACGCGTGCGCATGGTGGATGAGGAGGGGGAGGGCATGGGGCAGGAGGGCAAGAGGCTGCGTCGGGTGGCCTGCACCTGCCCCAACTGCAAAGAGGCGGGGGGCAG AGGGTCgagtatgggaaagaaaaaGCAGCACATTTGCCACATCCCAGGCTGTGGGAAGGTGTATGGGAAGACATCGCACCTGCGTGCCCACCTGCGCTGGCACTCGGGGGAGAGACCTTTCATCTGCTCCTGGAGCTACTGTGGCAAGAGGTTCACCCGTAGTGATGAGCTGCAGCGCCAccgcaggacacacacag GAGAGAAGAAGTTTGTGTGTCCAGAATGTTCGAAGCGTTTTATGCGTAGCGACCATTTGGCCAAACACATTAAAACTCACCTGCACAAAAAAGGGCTAAACTCTGCCGCTGCCGCGGGGCAGACGGAGGCCGCCGCCCCCTCAGACAGCATCATcactgggggcggggctactcTCATCTTGACCAATCTGCAACAGGCTGGCACCCAAGACCTCCTCTCAAACTCCGACCTCCCACTCCAGCTGGTCACTGTGTCTGCCAATGAGGTCATGGAGTGA
- the LOC143521998 gene encoding obg-like ATPase 1, which yields MPPKKAADGPKPPPLIGRFGTSLKIGIVGLPNVGKSTFFNVLTKSQAAAENFPFCTIDPNESRVPIPDERFDFLCQYHKPASKVPAFLSVVDIAGLVKGAHAGQGLGNAFLSHISACDGIFHMTRAFEDEDIIHVEGCVDPVRDIEIIHEELRMKDEEMIGPIIDKLEKTAVRGGDKKLKPEYDIMLKIKTWVVDEKKHVRYHEWNDKEIEVLNKYLFLTSKPMIYLVNLSEKDYIRKKNKWLVKIKEWVDGHDPGALVIPFSGGFESKHQEMSDEEKQKFCLDNKTQSVLTKIIKSGYSALQLEYFFTAGPDEVRAWTIRKGTKAPQAAGKIHTDFEKGFIMAEVMKYVDFKEEGSEGAAKAAGKYRQQGRNYIVEDGDIIFFKFNTPNQPKKK from the exons ATGCCCCCGAAGAAGGCGGCGGACGGACCCAAACCCCCCCCTCTCATCGGACGGTTCGGGACCTCACTGAAAATCGGCATTGTTGGATTACCAAATGTGGG CAAGTCGACGTTCTTCAACGTGTTGACGAAGAGTCAGGCGGCCGCCGAGAACTTCCCCTTCTGCACCATCGACCCGAACGAGAGTCGTGTTCCTATTCCGGACGAGCGCTTTGACTTCCTCTGCCAGTACCACAAACCTGCCAG TAAGGTCCCAGCGTTCCTCAGCGTGGTGGACATTGCGGGCCTGGTGAAGGGGGCACACGCTGGCCAGGGTCTGGGCAACGCCTTCCTGTCCCACATCAGCGCCTGCGACGGCATCTTTCACATGACGC gagCGTTTGAGGATGAAGACATCATCCATGTGGAGGGCTGCGTCGACCCGGTGCGAGACATTGAAATTATTCACGAGGAGCTCAGGATGAAGGATGAGGAGATGATCGGGCCAATCATAGACAAGCTGGAGAAAACCGCTGTGAGGGGTGGAGACAAGAAACTCAAACCTGAATAT GACATCATGCTTAAAATAAAGACATGGGTGGTTGATGAGAAGAAACATGTTCGCTACCATGAGTGGAATGATAAAGAG ATTGAGGTGTTGAATAAATATCTGTTCCTGACATCCAAGCCGATGATCTACCTGGTGAATCTCTCGGAGAAAGATTACATCAGGAAGAAGAACAAATG GTTGGTGAAGATCAAGGAGTGGGTAGACGGCCACGATCCTGGCGCGCTGGTCATCCCGTTCAGTGGAGGCTTCGAGAGCAAGCACCAGGAAATGAGCGATGAGGAGAAACAGAAGTTCTGCCTGGACAATAAGACCCAGAG TGTGTTGACCAAGATCATAAAGAGTGGCTATTCAGCCTTGCAGCTGGAGTATTTCTTCACAGCTGGACCTGATGAAGTACGCGCATGGACCATCAGg AAAGGCACGAAGGCACCACAGGCGGCAGGCAAAATCCACACGGACTTTGAGAAAGGCTTCATCATGGCCGAGGTGATGAAGTATGTGGACTTCAAAGAGGAGGGCAGTGAGGGAGCAGCTAAG GCTGCAGGAAAGTACAGACAACAAGGACGGAACTACATTGTGGAGGACGGTGACATCATCTTCTTCAAATTCAACACACCCAATCAGCCAAAGAAGAAATGA